The DNA segment TCCGAAGGTCGCCGAAACCTGTGGACATATCCTAAATAGAGGCACAGAAATCGCCAAAATAGGCCAGAAGCGGTAATTTCTCTTTTATTAGGGTACTACGACAACATAGGCGACGGGCTTTCCGGCCGCCGCAGAGATCACCGCGACAAACTCGGCCATCGTGTAGCTTTCGTCCCCGGCCAACTCGTAGATCGCCCCGGACTGAATGGTATCGGCGGCCAAAACGGCAACGTCGCCTTCTGCATAGTCCTGACGGGTCGCGCTAGAGAACAGCCCGTCGCCAGCCGCGCCGAGATAGGCCCCATGTTCGAGCGCGGGCGGGATCGAAGCCGTCTGGTTCTCGGTATACCAGCCATGGCGCAGGAAGGCGTGAGGCAGGCCGGAGGCCTTGATCGCCGCTTCGGTTTCGCGATGGTCGGCGGCAAGTCCGATGCCGTTCGTCTCCGCCCTGAGAACCGAGGTATAGGCAAGAAAGCCAACACCGGCCGCCACAGCGGCATCAACCGCATTCTTGTGTTGCTCGGCACGTCTGCCCATTTCGGAAGCAGAGATCAGGAGCAGCCGGTCGATGCCCTGAAAGGCCTGCTCGAGCGATGCGCGGTCGTCGTAGTCGCCGATGCGCACTTCAACGCCGTGCGCTTCCAGAGCGGCAGCCGCGTCGGGTCTGCGCACAAGGGCCACGACGTTCTTGGCCGGAACCTTGCCGACCAGTTCGGCAACGACAAGCGCGCCGAGTTGGCCCGATGCACCTGTGACGAGGTATTTTGCCGTCTGATCCGCCATGAACATGTCCTTTACTTTGAGTCTGGTATACATATGAGGTATGGTCTCTTTCAGTTACCTACTATTGCTCAGCATTGGAAGAAGGCAGTTGCAAATGACCAGGGAACACCAAAGTAACCCTGCTGATGTGCTCGGTGACCTCATCAAGCATTTCGAGACCAGTCCGGAAGGCGGCATTGATACGGCAAGTTGTCCGGTCCGCGATGTGCTGGACCGTATCGGAGACAAATGGTCGGTTCTGATCCTGACGCTGCTCGCTCGTGAGCCAAAGAGGTTCAGCGCATTGAACAGGGTTGTCGGTGACATCTCCAAGAGGATGCTGACCCAGACGCTGCGCTCGCTGCAGCGCGATGGGCTGGTTGAGCGGACCGTCTACCCGACGACACCGCCGATGGTCGATTATCGTCTGACGGATCTTGGCCGGTCCGCGCTCGAACCTCTGGCCGGGCTGATTGTCTGGGCCGACCGAAGCCATGACCAGATCCGCCAGGCGCGTGAGGCGTTTGACCATAAGGGAGAGGATATGCCCCTGGTTTCCTAGGGTCCGGGCCCCTGCCTTCATTGACCTGTCAGGTTTGTCACGGTCGACACGCCGGATGAGCCAGTCCTCGGGTCAACACATATGTCGATCGGCCCAAACGAATGGGCCGCCTTGGAAAGGTTCCTTTCATGCGCAGTTTCTATCTCACAGCCCTCGTCCTGGGCCTGCTGACTGCGGTCGGCCCGCTGGCGATCAACATGTATCTGCCCGCGCTTCCAGTCATCGAGGATGTCTTTGACACCGACACGGCGACCGTTCAGCTAAGCCTTCTTTCGTTCTTTGTCTCCATGTCACTGGCTCAGCTCATCTATGGCCCGCTTTCGGACATGTTCGGCCGCAGGCTGCCGCTATTCATCGGTCTGACACTCTATCTGCTGGGGGCGGTCGGTTCCGCGCTGGCCCCGGACATTCAATGGCTGATCGCCGCGCGTGCGCTTCAGGGGCTGGGCGCAGCAGCGGGAATGGTGATCGCGCGTGCCGTCATTCGAGATCTCTATACCGGCCCTCAGGCCGCGCAGCTCATGGCCACGCTAATGCTGGTGGTCAGTATTGCGCCGGTCCTCGCTCCGCTGGCGGGAAGCGCTGCGCTCGCCGCAGGTGGTTGGCGCACGATCTTCTGGTCGATGGCGGCGGCGGCCATCGCGGCGCTTGTGCTTCTGACCACCGCGCTCAAGGAAACCCGCCCCCCCGAACAGCGCGGCGACAGCAGCCTTGCACGCTCGCTCCGGGACTACGCAAGCCTTCTGCGCGAACCGAGGTTTCTCGGCATCGTCTTTGTTGGCGCATTCGGGTTGGCCAGCTTCATGGCCTATGTGGCGAACTCGTCCTTCATCCTGATCGAGTACTATGGACTGAGCCCGACGCAATACAGCCTCGCCTTTTCGATCAACGCCGCAGGGTTTATCGGCGTCGCCCAACTCAACGGGTATCTGAGCCGACGCTTCGGGCTGGGGCCGATGATCCGGTTTGCGACGGCGGCGAATGTGGCTGTCATGCTGCTGCTGCTGATCACGGAGCTGGCCGGGATCGCGACGCTGCCGGTGATGATTATCCTGCTTCTATGCGGCTATGCGTTTCTGGGTCTCGTCGTGCCGGGCACGGCGGTGCTCGCTCTGGAAGATCATGGAGAAAAAGCCGGAACGGCGTCGGCGCTGATGGGTGCGCTGCAATTCATGACGGCGACGGTCATGATCGGGATCGCGGGCGCATTCTTTGACGGCACGCCCATTCCGATGATCGTGGCCATCGCAGCCTGTTCCGTGATCGCTTTTGCTCTGGCGATGCTTTCTGTACCTCGAAAGGAGGCGCAGATCCCCGCTGAATAGGGTGTCGGCGCCGGTCAGGCTGCGCCTGCGGCCGCCTTCCCGATCCGGTAGGTGCAACGGCGGCCACCACTCACGATATGCTCGACCCTCTCGATGGCGGTACCAGGGCCCAGAACCTGCTCAAAGACCGCCTGTTCGGACCGGCAGAAACCTTGACAGAAACGCGCGGCAGCGCAGATCGGACAGTGGTTTTCGACAAATAGGAACGTCCCGTCACCGGCATCCTCGAAACTCGCCATATAGCCTTCGTCAGAGCGCAGTTCAGCCAGTCTGGCGACGCGCTCCTTCAGGCTGCCGCATCCCACCATCGCGGCTTCGTATTGTGCCCGTGTCCTGGTCTCTCTGGCCGAGATAACCCGATCCAGGGCCTCCGCACCCAACTCATCCTGAATGCTGCTCAGGATTTCAACGGTTAGCCCGGCGTGGGTATTCGGAAACCGTGCCTGCCCCTTTTTGGACAGGTGCCAGTAGGTCGATGGACGGCCTCGGCTCGCACTGCGCCGCTCTTCGCGGACCAGCCCGTCATTCGAGAGCTTCATGAGCTGCTGGCGCGCGCCCTCACCGGTGATCCCAAGCCGTTCGCCGATTTGCGACGAGGTCAACGCGCCCTGCATCTTCAGGGTCATCAGGATGCGTTCCGATGGCGCACGTGGTGCATCCGGGTATTTTTCCAAGTGATCGCTTGACATATTGGCCGGATTGTTTTTCAAAGTCTTCACTTGTTTAATTACCCGCTCACGTCCCATGACGCAAGCCGGACCCGATAAGGAGAGACATGATGGCCTTTGAATTGCCCGCCCTAACCTACGACCACGCAGCCCTTGCCGCGCGGGGGATGAGCCAGGAAACGTTGGAATTGCATCACGACAAGCACCATCAGGCCTACGTAACCGCGCTCAACGGCTTTGTGGACGCGAACGCCGACCTGCAAGGCAAGACACTGGAAGAAATCATCGCGCTCACCTATGGCGATGCCGATCGTGCGCCCGTGTTCAACAATGCGGGCCAACACTGGAACCACATTCATTTCTGGAACGCACTTTCGCCTGCGGGTGGCGGCATCCCGGGTAAACTCGAAGGCAAGATTGTCGATGCCTTCGGTTCGGTCGAGCAATTCAAGGCCGATTTCAAGACCGCAGCCATCGGTCAGTTCGGCTCCGGCTGGGCATGGCTGATCCAGAAATCCGATGGCACATTGGCCGTCACCAAAACACCGAACGGCGTGAACCCGCTGGCTACAGGAGAGGGCACGACGCTGCTGGGCCTCGATGTCTGGGAACACAGCTACTACGTCGACTTCCGCAACCGGCGGCCCGACTATGTGACCAACTTCCTCGACAACCTGGCGAATTACGAATTTGCCGAAGCCAACCTCGCCTGAACGCGAGTCGGTCTCGGCGTCGGGGCCCAGTTTGAAACAGGCTTTCTGCGTTCCGAGTCGGCTCGACAATTCGATGCGTATCGGCCATTTCTTGATCTCAAACTCAAGAGAAGACCAAGTGAATACTCTTCTCGGATCTCACGTCAGACTTATGTAGGGCCTCCTTCAGTTGCCTTCCTCAAAAAAAGGCCTGGGGACAGCCGGCTCAAGCGAAGGAGAGTCACCAATTAGTGACCTAGCGACGGCGCATGGCAGAACGTTTGGAGGTGGGTGACACCGGGTGTAGCGCGGCTTATAGCATGAAATCGTCCAAGCAGTTTGGGCGATTATTCTCAAACAAGGAGGACGGGAACTGGATTTGCCAATTTCGCGACGCGCACCGAAACTCGTGATTTTTGACTGTGACGGTGTGCTCGTAGACTCCGAGCCGACCTTCAATCGCGTGCTGCACGCTTATTTGCTTTCGACTGGCGCAAGCTTGTCACTCGTTGAATGCCACGGCTTGTTCGTCGGCAAGAGCAGACATGATGTCGAACGTTATGTGAGCGAAAGGGGATTGCGCCTTCCTGCGAAATGGCCACACGACTTCTACGACAGAGTTCTCGAAGCCCTCGGAAAAGAGGTCGAGCCGATCCCGGGCGCCCGTGAGGCGGTGACGTTGATTTCGTCGGCTGGCATTCCGCTCTGCGTAGCCTCAAATGGGCTTCTGGCAAAGATGCGTGTCACACTGGAACGGTCGGGGCTGCTTCCCTGGTTCGAAGGAAATATGTTTTCGGCTTATGATGTCGGCGCCAGCAAACCCGCGCCCGATGTGTTTTTGCATGCGGCCGAAATGAATGGCGTTGCGCCAGAGGATTGCGTGGTAGTCGAAGATAGCATGAGCGGATTCGAGGCGGCCTCCAACGCTGCGATGACCTGTTTTGCCTACCTCCCGAAGACAGCTTTGAATCCAGAGAACGTCTTCGGTGCGCGACGGCTAACCGATATGGCTGACCTGCCGAAACTGTTGGGGCTTTGAGTGGTCAATCCATAGACGGCAACCAGCTTCGCATGGACCGGACGACGTATACCCGGCTGCAAATCTCCATCGGAACAAACAAAGTTTGTGACCTGCGAAGGAACACGGCCATCAAACAAGATAGTTGTTAAATTTTTGTATCCGCTTCACCAATTCTTGTTATTGATTGACTGAGCGAGCAGCATGCACCCAACCCCCTCGCGGTTGCCATCAGCATTTGGGGGAGGACCATCCACTCCAAAGCCCAGGCTGCACCCGACCGTTCCTGTTCATGGATCAAGGCATGATGCATAGCCGAGACCTGTACCGAATTGAACCGTGCCAACGTCACCAAGAGCTCGGCAGCAATCGGGTTGTTCTTGTGAGGCATGGCGGACGAGGTACCACCTCCTGAAATCGCGATCACACCGATGCCTTGCTGCGCCATGAGGGCGATGTCCTGCCCAATCTTGCCTAGAGTGCCAGAAATCATTGAAAGCAGAGACGCATATTCCACAATCCCGTCACGCATCGTGTGCCAGGCCTTTTTAGTCGGCGCAAGATCGAGCTGGTTGGCGACATCGGCGACAACTTCATCCGCCTTATTTCGGAGAGCCTTGCGGTCGCCGGAGGCCCCGCCAATCTGTACCCGCTCGATACGGGGACGGATTTGATCCAGCCGCACCCGATGCTCGGCCAAAGGCAGGCGCCAGGGTAGAACCCGATCACGTACCTTGATCACCGTGGCGGCCTGCATTCTTGTGCGCCCCATTAACGGTTCATCCCCGAACCGCTCTTCTAGCTCCTTGAGGAATTTCTCCAATTCAATCAATCTGTTGGTGATGAGCAATGAAGCCTCTCGCAGAACCAGGACTGTCGTGGTGTCGACCACATCCTGAGAAGTAGCGCCCATGTGGACGGCTTCTTCAGGTGCGATAGCCTTAAGCTGTTTGACCAGACTCGGCACCGGCAGACCATCCTGCGCCGTACCTTTGGTAAGATCGGTTAGATCGGGTTTGGCAACTTCGATTGCTTGTGCAGCTGTCTCGGCCAGAGTTGCGTCAATCAGTCCTGCCCGGCCACAGGCCCGCGACCATGCCGCCTCGAAGGCGAGCATGTGCTGAAGATGCCGTTCCGGAGAGAGGATCGCTGCCATAGCGTCATCGCCGAACAGACCGGATAGCCACGGACTCTCAAACACTGAAGCGCTCATAGCGAGCTCCTTATGGTGCGCCGAAAGCGCGGGATGACCAATCTATATGATGCCGCTTTTCCCGATCTGGTCAGATGTCGAGGAAAACCGTCTCGCCCTCGCCCTGTAGTCGAATGTCGAAGCGGTACTTGCCGTCGCCGGTTTTCTTGGCGATCAGGGTATTCACCCGTGGTCGCTGTTCGATTCGGATCAGCAACGGGTCATTGGCGTTGTCCTCGTCTTCGAAATAGATCCGGGTATTGAGACCTACGTTAATCCCACGTGCGACGACCCAAAGGGAAATATGAGGCGCGCTCTCGACTCCACCGCGCCCCTGGTAAGAGCCAGGTTTGACTGTGCGCAAGGTAAACTCGCCGCTTTCCGCGTCGGCCGCAAAGCGGCAATGGCCTGTAAAGGCCGGATCGGCGCTTTTATCGCCCGGAAACACGCCCCCAGCATCGCATTGCCAGCTCTCGATCAACGCATCTCGCATCGCCCAGCCGGTGCCGTCAAATACGGAGCCAACGATCTCAACGATCTCACCCTTGGCCTTGCTTTCATCCAGAAAAGGCGTGGTGCCAATCTCTTCGTCATAGTATCCTGCGTTTCCCGCATAGGTAGGCATCAGGCCGATATGGACATAAGGACCCGCCGTTTGCGAGGCGCTTTCGATCAGTGTTTCAAGTTTCTGAACCATTTCACATGCCCTCCAGCTTGTTTTCAAACATGGTCTGACGGCGACCCCGCAAAACAATGTCAAATTTATAGGCGAGAAAATCGAGTGGGCGCGATTTCGAGAAATCGAGCGGCGCGACCAGCCGGTCGAGCTGGCTGCGATCCTTGATGGTCGCGGCGATCGGGCAGTGATTGATGAGCGGATCGCCCTCGAAATACATCTGCGAGATTAACCTTTGGCCGAAGCTGTGGCCAAATATCGAAAAGTGGATGTGCATCGGACGCCAGTCATTGGCACGGTTAGGCCAGGGGTAAGCCCCTGGACGAATGGTCAAGAATTCGTAGTATCCGTTTTCATCCGTGATGGTCCGACCGCAGCCGCCGAAATTTGGGTCGAGCGGTGCGAAATAGGTGTCTTTCTTGTGCCGGTAGCGCCCACCCGCATTAGCCTGCCAGATCTCTATTAGCGCGTTCGGTATCGGGCGGTTCATCTCGTCCAGCAAGCGGCCATGCACCAGGATGCGTTCGCCCACGGCGGGAGCAGCACCCTTTGTCCAGTTCAAGATCAGGTTGTTGTCGAGCGCGCCGAGCTTCGTGTGGCCGAATCTCGGACCAGTCTCTTCCGAGGGAGTGCTCTCCATCGAAAGCAACGGCAGGAAGGGCGAGCGCGCGACGCTCGTTTTGTAGCCAGGATCATAGGGCTCGGGGTGGATCGCGCGGTTGCGCGGAATCAGTGGTCCATGGTCAGTCATTAGATACTTTCCTCCATTTCCGCATAAGTCTGCTTGGCCAGCTTTAGCGCGTGGTTGGCTTTCGGCACGCCAGCATAGATCGCGACGTGTTGCAGCGCCTCGGCGACATCCGCTTTCGAGGCACCGGTATTGGCGGTAGCCCGGATATGCATTGGAATTTCCTCGAAATTTCCTGTCGCGGCCAGCAGTGCGAGGGTCAACATCGAGCGTTCGCGTCGGGTGATCCGCTCCGACGCCCAAACAGTTCCCCATGCGCTTTCGGTGATCAACGACTGAAACGGCAAGTCGAATTCGGTCTTGCCTGCCTCTGCCCGGTCCACATGGGCCTCGCCCAGCACCTCGCGGCGCACTTGCATGCCTTTGTCGAACGTCTCTGTCATGGGATGATCCTTTCCACGAAATTCATCAGGGTGTGGGCAAATACCTTTGGCTGCTCTACCGCAGGAAGATGGCCGGAGCGGTCGAACATGACTAAATCGGAGCGGGGCAGGGCGGCGGCGAGCTTTTCGACCACGTCCGGCGGCGTCGCCTGATCGTGATAGCCGCCGATCACCAGCGCGGGCTGGGTGATTTCGCGAAGGCGGTCGGTGATGTCGGTGCCGGCGATCGCCGCGCAAGTGGCTATATAGCCTTCCGTATCTGTCCGGGTGAGCAGCGCCCGCCACAGATCGGTTTCAAGAGTCGCAAGCATATCGGGGCCGAACCACCGCTGTAGGATGCCGTCTGCCATTGCCGCCATGCCATTAGTGCGTACACCCTCGATCCGACTCAGCCAGCTATCCGCATTTCCCAGCATTGGGGCGGTATTCGAAAGCACCAAGCCGATCACCCTATCCGGCGCCATGAGCGCGATGTGCTGCGCGATCAGGCCGCCGATGGAGCAACCGACGATCACCGCCTGAGCGAGACCGATATGGTCCATCGCGGCCAGCACGTCCTCGGCCAGCTCTGGAATGCCATATCCCCGCGGCGCGGTACTGCTCAGCCCGTGACCGCGCTTGTCCATGCGCAAGTTCGACCAGCCCGCGGGTAGAAGCGCGACGACATCGTCCCACATCCGCAGGTCTGTGCCGAGCGAATTGATGAAGACAAGCGCGACACCTTCGCCGTCAGTGGCGCGCAGATGCGTGGTGCCCCAATCGCGTTTCAATGCCTGCATGGTATCCTCCTGCCGATAATTTGGCATAACTTTTCCCTTTACAAAAATATGATCTTGGCCAAAAGCTATAACCAAATGGATATACCTAATGGTCTGAAACTGCGCCATCTCGAAGCTTTCCTGACCGTTGCTCAAGCCGGAACAATCTCTGCTGCGGCGCGGCAACGGAACGTGTCGCAGCCGGCATTGTCAAAAACGATCTCGGAACTGGAGGGGCTGCTTGGCGCGCATCTCTTCGAGCGTACAGGGCGGCGGGCCGTCTTAACCCCGGCAGGTGAGAATTTTCGTGCTCATGCCCGCGCCGCGCTGCAAAGCCTCGAGGCAGGGGTGCGCGACCTGTCGGGGCAGGTGGCGGCGGGGCTGGTGAAGGTTGGGTTGCTGCCGACCGTGGCCGGTGGGTTCTTCCCCTCGGTCGCTCTTGCATTCTCGCAGGCGCGCCCGGATGCGCGGATCGGTATAATCACTGGGCCGAACCACTACCTGCTCGAACGACTGCGCGGCGGCAAGATTGACCTTATGGTCGGGCGCATGCCACGGGCAGCCGACATGGCAGGCCTGTCTTTCGAGTATCTCTATGACGAGCCGATCTTGCTGGTGGCGCGCGCCGGACATCCAGCGCTGGATCTGCCGGTGACCGACGCTCTGCTACGCTATCCCCTCATCCTGCCCAACCCCGGTGCGATCATTCGTCAGAGCGTGGATCAATACCTTGCCGCGATGGGGTTATCCGATCTCACACCGGTGTTCGAGACGGTGGCCCTGCCGGCGGCGCAAACGCTTCTCGAAGGTTCTGAGATGCTCTGGTTCATCTCGCGCGGCGTCGTGGCGCGGGAAATTGCGCGCGGCAGCCTTGCTGCGCTCGATCTAAAGTCGGATTACATGGCCGGGGCGGTTGGTCTGACACGCAAGTTCACGTTCGACGAAGACAGCCATGCCGATCTGCTGGCGCGGCTTCTGCACCGGCGGGTTGAAGAGGATTGCGCCCGTCGTTGAGCCAGTCAGACGGCTTCTAGCGCAATAGCAATACCCTGTCCTACACCGATACACATGGTGGATAGCGATTTCTCACCAGGCTTGAGGTCAAGCATCGCGGTGCCAGTAATCCGCGCACCCGACATGCCCAGCGGATGACCCAACGCGATTGCCCCGCCATTGGGGTTCACACGCACGTCATCATCAGCAATCCCAAGATTACGCAACGTGGCGAGGCCCTGCGAGGCGAAAGCTTCGTTAAGCTCAATCACTGCGAACTCCTCTTGGCGCAGGCCAAGACGCGCCAGAAGCTTTCTCGAGGCCGGAGCCGGGCCGAAGCCCATGATGCGCGGCGCCACGCCGGCGGTTGCCCCGCCGAGCACTCTGGCGATCGGCTTAAGCCCATGCTTTTCGGCAGCTTCTTTCGTCGAAAGGATCAAAGCGGCAGACCCGTCATTCACGCCAGAGGCGTTGCCCGCTGTCACAGTGCCATCGGCTTTCACGAAGGGCCGAAGTTTTTTCAGGCCTTCGTATGTAGTCGTGGAACGCGGATGCTCGTCGGTGTCGATGACCAGAGGATCACCTTTGCGCTGCGGGATCGTAACCGGCACGATCTCCTGGGCCAAACGGCCATTGACTTGGGCTTTGGCCGCTTTCTGCTGCGAGCGCAAGGCGAAGGCATCCTGATCGGGGCGCGAGATGCCAAAATCTTCGGCCACATTCTCTGCCGTCTCGGGCATGCTGTCGACGCCATATTGTTCCTTCATCAGCTTGTTAACGAAACGCCAGCCGATAGTGGTGTCGTGGACCTCATTGGCCCGCGAGAAGGCGGAGGTGGCCTTGGGCATCACGAATGGCGCGCGCGACATGCTCTCTACCCCTCCGGCGACAAGCAGCTCGGCCTCGCCGGATTTGATCGCCCGAGCTGCAGTGATGACCGCATCCATACCCGAGCCGCAAAGTCGGTTCATCGTCGTACCCGGCACCGTCTCGGGATAGCCTGCGAGAAGCAGCGCCATGCGGGCGACGTTGCGGTTGTCTTCGCCAGCCTGATTGGCGCAGCCGAAGATCACCTCGTCGATCGCGGCAAGGTCGAGGCCCGGATTGCGCGCGGCAATGGCCCGAAGCGGAATCGCGGCAAGGTCGTCAGCGCGGACGGAGGAAAGCGCACCGCCAAAGCGGCCGATTGGTGTGCGGATGTAGTCGCATATGTATACGTCAGTCATGAGATTCCCTCGGGAACATTGAGTTCGGCAACTTCGCCAACAATGTGCAACGTCGCGCCAGTCACCGCCTGCAAGGCGTCCAAAGTGATGCCCGGCAGTTTTTCACGAAGCACGAATTTGCTATCTTCGATGTCAATCACGGCCAGAGAGGTGTAGACGCGGGTCACGCACCCGACGCCTGTCAGCGGGAAAGTACAGGCCTCGACCAGTTTCGGGCCGCCATCCTTGGTTACATGGTCAGTTACAACCGCCACACGCTTGGCCCCATGCACAAGGTCCATTGCTCCACCCACGGCCGGCACGCCTTTGGTGCCTACGCGCCAGTTCGCCAGATCGCCGTTCTGGGCGACCTGATACGCGCCAAGAACGGCCAGATCGAGGTGGCCACCGCGCACCATCGAAAAGCTGTCGGCATGATGGAAAAAGGATGCACCGGGCTTCAATGTAATCGCCTTTTTGCCCGCATTAATAAGATCCCAGTCTTCCTGTCCCTCCGCAGGGGCTTTTCCGAATCCCAGCACGCCGTTCTCGGTATGATAGGTTACATCGCGGCCATCGGGCTGGAACTTGGCGATCATCTCGGGAAATCCGATACCGAGGTTCACATAGGAACCATCTTCGATATCCTGAGCGGCACGCCACGCGATCTGCGCGTTCGTCAGTTTGTCTTCCATTAAATTGAAACCGGACATCAGTAGACCACCCCCCTACGCACGAGTACTTCTTCTTGTTGAGGCGCGGGAACCTCGACAATCTTGTCGACGAAGATTCCGGGGGTAACTACCGCCTCAGGATCGATGGAGCCGGGTGCGCGGAGGTTGGAGACCTGCGCAATCGTGCGATCGGCAGCCATCGCCATCAACGGATTGAAGTTCCGGCCAGCCAAACGATAGGTAAGGTTGCCGGTCTCGTCACCATCATGGCCTTTGATCAGGGCGAAGTCGGCCTTCAACCACAACTCTTGCACGTACATCTTGCCGTCGAACGTCTCTGTCGGCTTGCCTTCGGCAAGCTCGGTACCAAAAGAAGTTGGCGTATAAAAAGCGGGAATGCCTGCTCCGCGCGCGCGAATGCGTTCGGCCAATGTACCCTGCGGGATCAACTCGAGCTCGATTTCGCCTGCCAGGTATTTTTCGTTGAATGCCTCGGCGTTGGAGCTGCGCGGGAAAGAGCAGATCATCTTCCTGACCATCCCCGCTTTGATCATCGCGGCGATTCCGATCGCGCCGTTTCCCGCGTTATTGTTTATCACGGTAAGATTCTTGGGGCTGCCGGTGGCACGAAAGCGGTCGATTAAAGCGTGGATCAGTTCGATCGGGGCTCCGGAGCCTCCAAAGCCACCGATCATAACCTGTACGCCATCGGGGATATCCGCAACCGCGTCAGCGAGGCTGGGCGATGTTTTGTTCATCAGGATCCTCCTTAGATACCCTTCGAAATATCCCTAGATTACCGCCGTAGCGAGTAAAATGTTCATATATTGATCTTTTTTCAACATGTGTATATCAGCGTTCGCATGTTGAACAATCCCACCGACTACATCGCATCGCTCGCCAAGGGGCTGAAAGTGATCGAAGCCTTCGGACCCACATCCCCGCGTCTTTCGATATCCGAAGCTGCCGTCGCCAGTGGCTTGGATCGCGCTGCTACGCGACGCGTACTGTTGACGCTCCACCGCGAAGGTTACGCCGACTATGACGGTAAGTTTTTTACTCTTACCCCGCGCATCCTACGGCTCGGAGTGGCCGCACTTGCTTCCCTACCGCTCTCGCAGATTGTCCAACCTTGGCTTGACCAACTCTCCGAGCAAATTGGTCAAAGCTGTTCCGTGGCACTGCTCGATGAGACCGAGATCGTGTATATCGCGCGCGCGGCGCAGAAACGTGTGATGTCCATCGGGCTCATGCCTGGGTCACGACTCCCCGCCCATTGCACCTCGATGGGAAGGGTTCTGTTGGCTGCGCTGCCTCGCGAAGAGGCTGACCTGCTTGTCAGACGCTCGGACCTTACCCCGCGGACCAAGTTCTCAATACTCGACCCAGTTCTGACCTTGTGCCGGATCGATGCTGCGAGAGAGGACGGATATGCGTTTGTGGACCAGGAAGTGGAAACGGGCTTACGGTCAATCGCTGTTCCGCTGAATGATCGCAAGGGTTTGACCGTCGCTGCTCTCAATATCGGTTTGTCGTCTGCCGGCTGGACACCGAAGCAGACGATTGAAACATACTTGCCGCACTTGCTTGGCGTCCAATCGGCCCTCGGGCGGGTTCTCTGATTGACATTATTTAGAAGTCTAAGTTATTAGGACCTCAAGCCGGGAGGATACCTTAGATGGAAAATCTGAAACTAGACGCGAAGCTCTCTCTTCAAGAACCAGCCCATCTCTACTACGGCGGCGCATGGGTGCCGCCACTAGAGGGAAAGTACGAAGACACTTTCAACCCAGGAACCGGCGAGCGGATCGGGTCGGTTGCGACGGCAAGTCGCGCCGATGTCGATGCGGCGGTTGCGGCAGCGAAAGAAGGGTTCGAGGTATGGCGGGATGTTGTGCCGCTGGAACGCGCACGTATCCTGAAGGAAATCGCAAATCTCTTGCGAAAGCATGGCGATGAACTGGCGATGATGGACGCTGCAAACTGTGGCAACCCCTATACTGAAATGCGCGGCGACGCCGCGATTGCGGCAGCGCAGATGGAGTTTTTCGCCGGTCTTGTGACCGAAATGAAGGGCGATACGATCCCTATGGGACCAGAGCGCATCAACATGACCCTACGCCAGCCGATGGGCGTGGTTGCACGGATTCTTGCCTTTAATCACCCGTTCATGTTCTGCGGCGGAAAGATGGCAGCGCCTCTGGCCGCAGG comes from the Sulfitobacter pacificus genome and includes:
- the pcaG gene encoding protocatechuate 3,4-dioxygenase subunit alpha translates to MVQKLETLIESASQTAGPYVHIGLMPTYAGNAGYYDEEIGTTPFLDESKAKGEIVEIVGSVFDGTGWAMRDALIESWQCDAGGVFPGDKSADPAFTGHCRFAADAESGEFTLRTVKPGSYQGRGGVESAPHISLWVVARGINVGLNTRIYFEDEDNANDPLLIRIEQRPRVNTLIAKKTGDGKYRFDIRLQGEGETVFLDI
- the pcaH gene encoding protocatechuate 3,4-dioxygenase subunit beta, translating into MTDHGPLIPRNRAIHPEPYDPGYKTSVARSPFLPLLSMESTPSEETGPRFGHTKLGALDNNLILNWTKGAAPAVGERILVHGRLLDEMNRPIPNALIEIWQANAGGRYRHKKDTYFAPLDPNFGGCGRTITDENGYYEFLTIRPGAYPWPNRANDWRPMHIHFSIFGHSFGQRLISQMYFEGDPLINHCPIAATIKDRSQLDRLVAPLDFSKSRPLDFLAYKFDIVLRGRRQTMFENKLEGM
- the pcaC gene encoding 4-carboxymuconolactone decarboxylase — translated: MTETFDKGMQVRREVLGEAHVDRAEAGKTEFDLPFQSLITESAWGTVWASERITRRERSMLTLALLAATGNFEEIPMHIRATANTGASKADVAEALQHVAIYAGVPKANHALKLAKQTYAEMEESI
- the pcaD gene encoding 3-oxoadipate enol-lactonase, encoding MQALKRDWGTTHLRATDGEGVALVFINSLGTDLRMWDDVVALLPAGWSNLRMDKRGHGLSSTAPRGYGIPELAEDVLAAMDHIGLAQAVIVGCSIGGLIAQHIALMAPDRVIGLVLSNTAPMLGNADSWLSRIEGVRTNGMAAMADGILQRWFGPDMLATLETDLWRALLTRTDTEGYIATCAAIAGTDITDRLREITQPALVIGGYHDQATPPDVVEKLAAALPRSDLVMFDRSGHLPAVEQPKVFAHTLMNFVERIIP
- a CDS encoding LysR substrate-binding domain-containing protein — encoded protein: MDIPNGLKLRHLEAFLTVAQAGTISAAARQRNVSQPALSKTISELEGLLGAHLFERTGRRAVLTPAGENFRAHARAALQSLEAGVRDLSGQVAAGLVKVGLLPTVAGGFFPSVALAFSQARPDARIGIITGPNHYLLERLRGGKIDLMVGRMPRAADMAGLSFEYLYDEPILLVARAGHPALDLPVTDALLRYPLILPNPGAIIRQSVDQYLAAMGLSDLTPVFETVALPAAQTLLEGSEMLWFISRGVVAREIARGSLAALDLKSDYMAGAVGLTRKFTFDEDSHADLLARLLHRRVEEDCARR
- the pcaF gene encoding 3-oxoadipyl-CoA thiolase, with the translated sequence MTDVYICDYIRTPIGRFGGALSSVRADDLAAIPLRAIAARNPGLDLAAIDEVIFGCANQAGEDNRNVARMALLLAGYPETVPGTTMNRLCGSGMDAVITAARAIKSGEAELLVAGGVESMSRAPFVMPKATSAFSRANEVHDTTIGWRFVNKLMKEQYGVDSMPETAENVAEDFGISRPDQDAFALRSQQKAAKAQVNGRLAQEIVPVTIPQRKGDPLVIDTDEHPRSTTTYEGLKKLRPFVKADGTVTAGNASGVNDGSAALILSTKEAAEKHGLKPIARVLGGATAGVAPRIMGFGPAPASRKLLARLGLRQEEFAVIELNEAFASQGLATLRNLGIADDDVRVNPNGGAIALGHPLGMSGARITGTAMLDLKPGEKSLSTMCIGVGQGIAIALEAV
- a CDS encoding 3-oxoacid CoA-transferase subunit B, which codes for MEDKLTNAQIAWRAAQDIEDGSYVNLGIGFPEMIAKFQPDGRDVTYHTENGVLGFGKAPAEGQEDWDLINAGKKAITLKPGASFFHHADSFSMVRGGHLDLAVLGAYQVAQNGDLANWRVGTKGVPAVGGAMDLVHGAKRVAVVTDHVTKDGGPKLVEACTFPLTGVGCVTRVYTSLAVIDIEDSKFVLREKLPGITLDALQAVTGATLHIVGEVAELNVPEGIS